One Phyllostomus discolor isolate MPI-MPIP mPhyDis1 chromosome 10, mPhyDis1.pri.v3, whole genome shotgun sequence genomic window carries:
- the LOC114507411 gene encoding serine/threonine-protein kinase MARK2-like: MPEDLTSASDEECRIGGYRIIRTIGEGSFAKVMLARHIVTGTEVAVKFIRRGSSLALREVQCLKKLHHPNITRLFEVMATKNNLIMVMEHLSGGELATYLQKHGARTEEEARAIFRQLVSALHHCHGEGFVHRDLKPENILLDADNTIKLADFGFTKEVKHNLLSSFCGTATYMAPEIMMGQAYDGQRVDIWSLGVVLYQLVTGRLPFEGETYGAVKKRVLTGHFLLPHFLSEECQHLLQNIMTLDPAQRPTLDAIIKHPWVNRGQKEGVKLYSEPLCGDIDPQISEQMKQLGYDQEDVRESVAQKTFDHIMGTYLILRSTKRNIRGHTVHVRPCSSPEQRQHRPTTPELRAAGEKTNRSTSPPTKVPVRVPVRATSMAPKGAVSATGVAHRVAIPTTAMEVKLAIPSASSQGEGATPASIVPVELAVPSASSQGEGATPVSIVPVELAVPSARSEGEGATPAFIVPMELAAQSASSQLEVATPASIVPMELAVTSARSQLEVATPASIVPMELAVTSASSQLEVATPASIVPMELAIPSARSQLEVATPTSSESVQLAVTSASSLAEVATPTSSEPMELALTSASTEPEVVIRTSSLAWQVDISNASGEVKGAMKPEGFKSSTLSCPESSPATTSRALHHGSLRSFTTASSALENGSLGSRTTSGRRKSSTRSTRSTSRTGSTSSSNHGSSSKQREGWKQGPRRVIQFLLKVFCCQPSAAIDKKQKEKPKDQRRLPIKFWRVKIGPH, from the coding sequence aTGCCTGAGGACTTGACATCCGCCTCGGACGAGGAGTGCCGCATTGGTGGCTATCGAATCATCAGGACCATAGGCGAAGGGTCCTTCGCGAAAGTCATGCTGGCCCGCCACATTGTAACGGGCACCGAAGTGGCAGTGAAATTCATCAGGCGGGGCTCCTCTCTGGCTCTCAGAGAAGTCCAATGCCTCAAGAAATTACACCACCCAAACATCACGAGGCTGTTTGAAGTCATGGCCACAAAAAATAACTTGATTATGGTGATGGAGCACCTGAGCGGTGGTGAGCTAGCCACTTACCTGCAAAAGCATGGTGCCAGGACAGAAGAGGAGGCCAGGGCCATCTTTCGACAGCTGGTGTCTGCACTACACCACTGCCACGGAGAGGGGTTCGTACACAGAGATTTGAAGCCGGAAAACATCCTTCTAGATGCTGACAACACCATCAAGCTGGCCGACTTCGGGTTCaccaaggaggtgaagcataACCTCCTGAGCTCCTTCTGCGGGACCGCGACGTACATGGCCCCGGAGATCATGATGGGCCAGGCCTATGACGGCCAGAGGGTCGATATCTGGAGCCTCGGAGTCGTCCTTTACCAGCTGGTGACGGGGAGGCTCCCGTTCGAGGGGGAGACCTATGGGGCAGTGAAGAAACGGGTCTTGACAGGGCACTTCCTCTTACCCCATTTCCTCTCGGAGGAATGCCAACATCTTCTACAGAACATCATGACCCTCGACCCCGCCCAGAGGCCGACCCTGGATGCCATCATAAAACACCCCTGGGTCAACAGAGGGCAAAAGGAGGGAGTGAAGTTATACAGTGAGCCGCTGTGTGGTGATATCGACCCCCAGATCAGCGAACAAATGAAACAGCTTGGGTACGACCAGGAGGACGTAAGGGAATCGGTGGCCCAGAAAACCTTCGATCATATCATGGGCACTTACTTAATCCTCCGCAGCACAAAACGGAACATTAGAGGCCATACGGTGCATGTAAGACCTTGCTCCTCCCCGGAACAAAGACAACATCGACCCACAACGCCGGAGCTGCGGGCAGCAGGAGAGAAAACGAACAGGTccaccagcccacccaccaagGTGCCAGTGAGGGTGCCTGTCCGTGCCACCAGCATGGCACCAAAGGGGGCTGTCTCCGCCACTGGTGTGGCACACAGGGTGGCCATCCCCACCACAGCAATGGAGGTGAAGCTGGCTATTCCATCTGCCAGCTCACAAGGGGAGGGGGCCACCCCAGCCTCCATTGTGCCAGTGGAGCTGGCTGTTCCATCTGCCAGctcccagggggagggggccacCCCAGTCTCCATTGTGCCAGTGGAGCTGGCTGTTCCATCTGCCAGatcagagggggagggggccaccCCAGCCTTCATTGTGCCAATGGAGCTGGCTGCTCAATCTGCCAGCTCACAACTGGAGGTGGCCACCCCAGCCTCCATTGTACCAATGGAGCTGGCTGTCACATCTGCCAGATCACAACTGGAGGTGGCCACCCCAGCCTCCATTGTGCCAATGGAGCTGGCTGTCACATCTGCCAGCTCACAACTGGAGGTGGCCACCCCAGCCTCCATTGTGCCAATGGAGCTGGCTATTCCATCTGCCAGATCACAACTGGAGGTGGCCACCCCAACCTCCAGTGAGTCAGTGCAGCTGGCTGTCACATCTGCCAGCTCACTAGCAGAGGTGGCCACCCCAACCTCCAGTGAGCCAATGGAGCTGGCTCTCACATCTGCCAGCACAGAACCAGAGGTGGTCATCAGGACCTCCAGCCTGGCATGGCAGGTGGATATATCCAACGCCAGCGGGGAAGTGAAGGGGGCCATGAAACCAGAGGGTTTCAAATCCAGCACACTCTCCTGCCCTGAGTCCAGCCCAGCCACCACCAGCCGTGCCCTCCATCATGGTTCTCTCAGGTCCTTCACCACTGCCAGCTCAGCCCTAGAGAATGGCTCTTTAGGCTCCCGCACCACCTCAGGCAGAAGAAAGAGCAGCACCAGGAGCACCAGAAGCACCAGCAGGAcaggcagcaccagcagcagcaaccACGGCTCTTCTTCTAAACAAAGAGAAGGCTGGAAGCAGGGACCAAGAAGAGTTATACAGTTCTTATTGAAAGTATTCTGCTGTCAGCCCTCTGCCGCAATAgacaaaaaacagaaagaaaaaccaaaagaccAAAGAAGGTTGCCCATTAAATTCTGGAGGGTCAAAATAGGgccacattaa